A portion of the Marinobacter alexandrii genome contains these proteins:
- a CDS encoding outer membrane beta-barrel protein, translating into MIQKDSSSVSRFGGLIVLLLISSMVLAQKKPRSKNPLESFLDTQFWLGLKMGVNYTQAFPETRNTGFSPIDYSADSLQKSYDDFALPGAHMGLEMNFYHRGFSASFQPAYKRSRYKYNSALEWIGEQSANRFETRYDVEQRLDLIELPLMIKYDVIQSGKIRPFVMVGGFHTLVISAQKDVKITQTDYSSGNPLTSSGGTTTLGVKDAFKNFSGVSGGIGVNLDYWNIRTVFEINYKHSLTSATQPNIQQNELASLGETNDEIFLRDFSVSLGFVFPFRFIDQQFKAY; encoded by the coding sequence ATGATACAAAAAGACTCATCATCCGTAAGTAGGTTCGGGGGCTTAATTGTCCTTCTGTTGATTTCTTCTATGGTTCTCGCTCAAAAAAAGCCGCGTTCCAAGAATCCTCTCGAATCATTCCTAGACACCCAATTCTGGCTTGGATTGAAAATGGGTGTAAATTATACTCAGGCTTTTCCTGAAACAAGAAACACCGGATTCAGCCCTATAGACTATTCCGCAGATAGTTTACAAAAGAGCTACGATGATTTTGCCCTACCTGGAGCCCATATGGGACTTGAAATGAATTTTTATCATAGAGGTTTTTCAGCTTCATTTCAGCCTGCATATAAGAGGAGTAGATATAAATACAACAGTGCGTTAGAATGGATAGGGGAGCAATCAGCAAATAGATTCGAAACAAGGTACGATGTGGAGCAAAGACTCGATCTCATTGAATTACCTCTAATGATTAAATATGATGTTATCCAATCAGGCAAAATACGTCCATTTGTAATGGTTGGAGGATTCCACACCTTGGTGATCTCGGCTCAAAAAGATGTTAAAATCACTCAAACTGATTACTCATCAGGCAATCCATTGACATCCTCAGGTGGAACGACAACCCTGGGAGTAAAAGACGCTTTCAAAAACTTCTCAGGAGTATCTGGAGGAATCGGAGTTAATCTAGATTATTGGAACATTAGAACCGTTTTTGAGATCAATTACAAACACTCTTTGACCTCAGCTACTCAACCTAATATTCAACAAAATGAACTTGCATCATTAGGAGAAACGAATGACGAAATATTCCTCAGGGATTTCAGCGTTTCTTTAGGATTTGTCTTCCCTTTCAGATTTATTGATCAACAATTCAAAGCTTATTAA
- a CDS encoding RNA polymerase sigma factor, with amino-acid sequence MDEKEFLFLIKRHSGIIHKVIFLYVDHPQDKKDLYQEVLLQAWKSIARFKRESTFSTWLYRVALNTVLTYRRKETRIAELKNSLDVLEYETPKPNENSDKLMNAIKKLNDTDKTVIMLHLEDYSNEEISQITGLSKGNVSVKLHRVKVLLTDKLKRQKK; translated from the coding sequence TTGGACGAAAAAGAGTTCTTGTTTCTAATTAAACGTCACTCAGGAATAATACATAAAGTGATTTTTCTATATGTGGATCACCCCCAGGATAAAAAAGATCTTTATCAGGAGGTTCTTTTGCAAGCATGGAAGTCAATTGCTCGATTTAAGAGAGAATCGACTTTTTCCACATGGCTTTATAGAGTAGCACTGAACACAGTTTTGACTTATAGGAGGAAAGAGACTAGAATAGCTGAATTAAAGAATTCATTGGATGTGTTGGAATATGAAACTCCAAAACCGAATGAAAATTCAGATAAACTCATGAATGCTATCAAGAAGTTGAATGACACTGATAAAACAGTAATCATGCTCCACTTGGAAGATTACTCTAACGAAGAAATTTCCCAGATCACCGGTCTGAGTAAAGGCAATGTATCAGTAAAACTTCATAGGGTTAAGGTACTGCTGACAGATAAATTGAAACGACAAAAAAAATAG
- a CDS encoding carboxypeptidase-like regulatory domain-containing protein — protein sequence MKIIAVIFCLSGSFSALCQEIVSGRIVDVQSGEGLIGAHTYLLNNWRKGAIADTAGRFSLSISKEDLNDSLVVSYVGFEEQIIPIKTEMIINLREIETVGQTVVVTAKPLISEEFKYMEIKKNDIYTNPAAKADPILAVNSLPASTTTDESANISLRGSSPIETGVFLNSVPIYDAVRYSQLNGIGTFSIFNTAIIKGVTVFPGNPPLEFGNTTSGIISMQTDDRILDGNANSLILSLANIGFSREQKINDKQSFKIFTNWQPSGPIKSLNEKALEEIKAFSSNDLGVYWYGQNELLNWKVLSYSVTEEYEFNFKHPSFNGIFDQEKQRSFLISSLEKPFKIGSIGFNSGLSISNGNYSYSNVAFNVKKKDLFLGANYLLSKESFSLKTGVSYDHRSSRVNGNFHEISYALDENHPTIRLNEEVRMSVLEGYGYFKYFFSEKIAFGSSVRKNIPNGEVRNYISGQANLSYTDDTWTITLGAGKYNKHSLLENTGEPFSSESIQKSLDIKREKNGIEIAVSIFDKRGEINNIEYSARGIELFTDYRFSSKLRASTSITLLDASSIEGAYAYDLSYFIRGNLAYSPGRFWTIESTMVTRQGTTISEVESANYNNSLDVYEPRFAENLVRLGSYSNIGLSVSKIFTFSEKVNVIAFASLNNVMDTRNTRSFVYNFDYSERADSFYSRRTGYVGAIINF from the coding sequence GTGAAGATCATTGCTGTCATATTCTGCCTCAGTGGTTCCTTTTCTGCTCTTTGTCAAGAAATTGTATCTGGCCGAATAGTAGACGTTCAGAGTGGAGAAGGGCTCATTGGAGCCCATACTTACCTTTTGAATAATTGGAGAAAGGGAGCTATTGCAGATACAGCAGGAAGATTTAGTTTATCCATTTCAAAAGAAGACCTAAATGACTCTCTTGTGGTTTCTTATGTTGGGTTTGAAGAGCAAATTATTCCAATTAAAACTGAAATGATCATAAATCTTAGAGAAATTGAAACTGTAGGACAAACAGTAGTCGTTACTGCTAAACCGTTGATTTCTGAGGAATTTAAATATATGGAGATCAAAAAAAATGACATTTATACCAATCCGGCGGCAAAAGCAGATCCAATCCTTGCGGTCAATTCATTGCCTGCATCAACGACAACTGATGAGTCTGCAAATATTAGTTTGAGAGGAAGTAGTCCGATTGAAACGGGAGTGTTTCTAAACAGTGTGCCAATATATGATGCTGTACGTTACTCTCAATTAAATGGAATTGGAACCTTTAGCATCTTTAATACGGCCATTATAAAGGGAGTAACAGTTTTCCCTGGAAATCCACCACTGGAGTTTGGAAATACTACTTCAGGTATTATTTCTATGCAAACGGATGATCGGATACTTGACGGAAATGCAAACTCTTTGATTCTGAGTTTGGCTAATATAGGTTTTTCAAGAGAACAGAAGATTAATGACAAGCAAAGCTTTAAAATATTTACCAACTGGCAGCCGAGCGGACCTATTAAATCATTGAACGAAAAGGCTTTAGAAGAGATCAAAGCTTTCTCGTCAAATGATTTAGGAGTGTATTGGTATGGTCAAAATGAACTCTTAAACTGGAAAGTGTTGAGTTATTCTGTTACGGAAGAATATGAGTTCAATTTCAAGCATCCTAGTTTCAATGGAATTTTTGATCAAGAAAAACAGCGAAGCTTTCTCATTTCTTCACTAGAAAAACCATTCAAAATAGGTTCGATAGGTTTTAACAGCGGCCTTAGCATTAGCAATGGGAATTATAGTTATTCCAACGTGGCTTTTAATGTGAAAAAGAAGGATCTTTTTCTTGGGGCAAACTACCTATTATCAAAAGAGTCATTCAGTTTGAAAACGGGAGTTAGTTATGACCATCGATCCTCTCGGGTAAATGGCAACTTCCATGAAATTTCCTATGCACTTGACGAAAATCATCCGACTATTAGACTAAATGAGGAAGTGAGAATGAGTGTATTGGAGGGTTACGGTTACTTCAAATATTTTTTCTCTGAAAAGATTGCTTTTGGGTCAAGTGTTAGAAAAAATATTCCAAATGGCGAGGTAAGAAATTACATAAGCGGCCAAGCAAACTTGTCCTATACAGATGATACATGGACAATCACTTTGGGAGCAGGTAAGTATAATAAACATAGTCTTTTAGAGAATACGGGTGAGCCATTTTCATCTGAAAGTATTCAAAAATCACTTGATATTAAAAGAGAAAAGAATGGGATTGAAATTGCAGTGAGCATATTTGATAAAAGAGGTGAAATCAACAATATTGAATATAGTGCGAGAGGAATTGAGTTATTTACTGACTACCGCTTTTCTTCGAAATTGCGAGCTTCTACATCAATAACTCTTTTAGACGCCAGTAGTATTGAAGGAGCTTATGCGTACGATCTTTCGTATTTTATACGAGGCAATTTGGCATATTCACCGGGTAGATTCTGGACAATTGAATCTACAATGGTAACTAGGCAAGGAACAACAATTTCTGAGGTGGAATCGGCTAATTATAATAACTCCCTCGATGTGTACGAGCCAAGATTTGCTGAAAATCTCGTAAGACTGGGATCCTATTCAAATATTGGACTTTCAGTGAGTAAAATATTTACCTTTTCGGAAAAGGTAAATGTCATTGCATTCGCAAGTTTGAATAATGTTATGGACACTAGAAATACAAGAAGCTTTGTATATAATTTTGATTATTCAGAACGAGCTGATAGTTTTTACTCAAGAAGGACAGGTTATGTGGGAGCTATTATTAATTTTTAG
- a CDS encoding tetratricopeptide repeat protein, translated as MKKLISIFLIGMTVSVTAQTSQETQYAAYLKASKTMWERSISIAEKESGDNSLDKAIAMYGLLSNTMATEDEDTFDEYIDPAVDLLKEIMDKSPDNGEARAVLSSIYGLVMAYSPMKGVLYGMKSSSLMDEALRLEPESALVQKLHGGSKLYTPEMFGGDPDKAVIAFEKSIELFEREGVSERWLYADTFMGLAMAYNKVGKKDEAKKTLEKAIAMEPEFYWAKSVLAELEKS; from the coding sequence ATGAAAAAGTTAATATCAATTTTTTTAATAGGAATGACAGTCAGTGTTACTGCACAAACATCACAAGAAACACAATATGCGGCATACTTAAAAGCGAGCAAAACCATGTGGGAAAGAAGTATTTCTATAGCAGAAAAAGAAAGTGGAGATAATAGCCTTGACAAGGCAATAGCGATGTATGGGCTACTTAGTAATACTATGGCTACTGAAGATGAAGATACTTTTGATGAGTATATAGATCCTGCGGTGGATTTGCTGAAAGAAATAATGGATAAGAGCCCCGATAATGGTGAAGCCCGAGCTGTTCTTTCATCTATATATGGTTTGGTAATGGCATATAGTCCTATGAAAGGGGTGCTATATGGCATGAAGAGTTCATCGCTCATGGATGAGGCATTACGTCTTGAACCCGAATCTGCTTTAGTTCAAAAACTACATGGTGGCTCAAAGCTTTACACGCCTGAAATGTTTGGCGGAGATCCAGATAAAGCAGTGATTGCATTCGAAAAATCTATTGAACTATTTGAGAGAGAAGGTGTAAGTGAAAGATGGTTGTATGCAGACACATTTATGGGACTAGCTATGGCCTATAACAAAGTTGGAAAAAAGGATGAGGCAAAGAAGACTTTAGAAAAAGCGATAGCCATGGAGCCTGAATTTTACTGGGCAAAATCAGTATTAGCTGAGCTTGAGAAGTCGTGA
- a CDS encoding amidohydrolase family protein, with translation MKTILIILNLVACNYATAQKNYLINDVKLFDGYHVFEKVDVSIIDGRIDRIAKRIKHTSDMSLIDGAKKTIIPGLINSHVHAWIPYHLKNALEFGVFAVLDMNTSADLDELKSLKLEEGYARFYSTGFAATVENGHGTQYGYPVPTIGEARSPAQFVDEAYTGGSDYIKIIYEPSKPTLTPTQVTSIVKASKKYGYKTVAHISRKNHAVELAKTGIDGFAHLWKDGPIAEEELDVIIENGLFIIPTLSVIQGVIKYYEAEGIDLSFSLLETTLLEVKRLSNAGILLLAGTDPPNVGLDYGSSIHSELALFVKAGLTPVEALKTATSNVSQTFGIEDIGIIKEALMPILI, from the coding sequence ATGAAAACAATATTAATAATATTAAATCTTGTTGCTTGTAATTATGCTACAGCGCAAAAGAACTATCTAATTAATGATGTCAAGTTATTTGATGGTTACCATGTTTTCGAAAAAGTAGATGTCTCTATCATAGATGGTAGAATTGACCGAATTGCTAAAAGAATCAAGCATACCTCGGACATGAGTCTGATAGATGGGGCCAAGAAAACGATCATTCCAGGGCTTATCAATAGTCATGTGCATGCCTGGATTCCCTATCACCTGAAAAATGCACTGGAGTTTGGAGTTTTTGCGGTCTTAGATATGAATACTTCTGCGGACCTTGATGAACTAAAATCGTTGAAGTTAGAAGAAGGTTATGCTCGATTCTACTCCACAGGATTTGCTGCTACTGTAGAGAATGGTCATGGTACCCAATATGGATATCCGGTTCCTACTATTGGTGAAGCTCGATCACCTGCTCAGTTCGTGGATGAAGCATATACAGGAGGGTCGGATTACATCAAGATCATCTATGAGCCGAGTAAGCCAACATTAACACCTACGCAGGTAACAAGTATAGTAAAGGCTTCCAAAAAGTATGGGTATAAAACGGTAGCTCATATATCCAGGAAGAATCACGCTGTTGAGCTAGCAAAAACAGGAATAGATGGATTCGCCCATTTATGGAAAGATGGTCCTATTGCTGAGGAAGAATTGGATGTCATCATTGAGAATGGCTTGTTTATAATCCCAACATTATCTGTCATTCAAGGAGTAATCAAATATTATGAAGCTGAGGGAATTGATCTTAGTTTTTCATTGCTTGAAACTACTCTTTTAGAAGTGAAGCGATTGAGTAATGCTGGAATCTTGCTTTTAGCTGGAACTGATCCGCCAAACGTTGGACTCGATTATGGTAGTAGCATTCATAGCGAGTTAGCCCTTTTTGTAAAGGCAGGATTAACCCCTGTAGAAGCATTAAAAACAGCCACTTCCAATGTAAGTCAAACCTTTGGCATTGAAGACATTGGAATAATCAAAGAGGCCTTGATGCCAATTTTAATTTAA
- a CDS encoding transcriptional regulator, which translates to MSDFVQLDPLLHSQLRLATMSLLIGVDSAEFVFIKEKTGATAGNLSVQLDKLSSAGYISVVKSFRGKKPVTTCSITKVGIKAFENYVNSLKKYIE; encoded by the coding sequence ATGAGTGACTTTGTACAATTAGATCCTTTACTTCATTCACAATTGCGATTAGCCACAATGTCGCTCTTGATTGGTGTGGACTCTGCAGAATTTGTCTTTATCAAAGAGAAAACCGGAGCTACGGCAGGAAACTTAAGCGTGCAATTAGATAAGCTTTCTAGTGCAGGTTATATCAGTGTGGTCAAATCATTTAGAGGGAAGAAGCCAGTTACCACTTGTAGTATAACCAAGGTTGGAATTAAAGCTTTCGAAAACTACGTGAATAGCTTAAAAAAATACATAGAATAA
- a CDS encoding DUF1501 domain-containing protein, with the protein MKRRNFIKKLGFAAGAPIAFHGVPLKLMGANNELQRLAQQSTNDRVMIILQMHGGNDGLNTVIPIANYDEYYSRRANIAIPYKVGNRTLIPLDSTVASEEQVGLHPDMNDFKHLYDTGKAAVFQGVSYERNNGSHFRGRDIWFMGGGAEDYFSSGWIGRYLGTEYAPLTYPDDFPSEEMPDPLALEMGNDVSLLFHQTGNIPTSISLGNSPQGLLSQINALEGFKEEVNEEGSFTVDDRGLPPEFLDESPYGKEMDWILGLEDKSETYIKRLAEIYESSSESSVTYPEKYPFNAPEGSKNNGLSNQLKLVARLLAGGVKTKVFLVKIGGFDTHANQVESYDPTMGSHAAKMYHISSAMRAFQKDLRSRGIEDKALTITMSEFGRRVGSNGSFGTDHGTGGPMMMFGLGVKPGIYGVNPDMSLSNVGLQFDYRQIAANVLFEWMGVEKSVIDSEIFYGDFIDGPNPAGGNYEPMDLIKEVILGEKDYVKAKYRIDSVYPNPASNYTQAKILVNNYQDVNVQLINVRGDIVSQINRRVAPGEHTFSFVLDSLSPGFYFIKAKSEMLDDTKRLIIRK; encoded by the coding sequence ATGAAAAGAAGAAATTTTATAAAGAAACTGGGATTTGCAGCCGGAGCTCCAATTGCATTTCATGGAGTTCCATTAAAATTGATGGGTGCAAATAATGAGCTGCAAAGACTTGCTCAGCAGAGTACGAATGACCGAGTAATGATCATTCTGCAGATGCACGGTGGAAATGATGGGCTAAACACAGTCATACCTATCGCAAACTATGATGAATATTATAGCAGGCGAGCAAACATTGCCATCCCATACAAAGTGGGAAATAGAACGCTAATACCCTTAGATAGCACAGTTGCTTCAGAGGAGCAAGTGGGACTACACCCAGATATGAACGACTTCAAGCACCTTTATGATACAGGTAAGGCTGCTGTTTTTCAAGGAGTTTCTTATGAAAGAAATAATGGATCTCACTTTCGCGGCAGAGACATCTGGTTTATGGGTGGTGGTGCAGAAGATTACTTTTCTTCTGGCTGGATCGGTAGATATTTAGGAACAGAATATGCTCCACTTACGTATCCGGACGACTTTCCTTCAGAAGAGATGCCTGATCCTTTGGCACTAGAAATGGGGAACGATGTTTCCCTGCTTTTTCATCAAACAGGAAATATTCCAACTTCAATTTCTTTAGGAAACAGTCCACAAGGGTTACTTTCACAAATAAATGCCTTAGAGGGGTTTAAAGAAGAGGTCAATGAGGAAGGTTCTTTTACGGTGGATGATAGAGGGCTTCCTCCAGAATTCCTTGATGAGTCTCCCTATGGAAAGGAGATGGATTGGATCTTAGGGCTTGAGGATAAGTCGGAAACTTACATAAAAAGACTCGCAGAGATTTATGAGTCTTCTTCAGAATCTTCGGTAACATACCCCGAAAAATATCCATTTAATGCGCCAGAAGGATCGAAGAATAATGGACTATCTAACCAGCTAAAATTGGTGGCTCGCCTTTTGGCTGGGGGTGTAAAAACAAAAGTTTTCCTCGTCAAAATTGGAGGATTTGATACGCATGCCAACCAAGTGGAAAGTTATGATCCAACTATGGGTAGTCATGCGGCCAAAATGTACCATATTAGCTCTGCTATGAGAGCTTTCCAAAAGGATCTAAGATCACGTGGCATAGAAGACAAAGCTTTAACCATAACCATGTCCGAGTTCGGGCGTAGAGTAGGATCTAATGGTAGCTTTGGAACTGATCATGGTACCGGTGGTCCAATGATGATGTTCGGGTTGGGTGTAAAACCAGGTATTTATGGCGTGAATCCAGATATGTCCTTAAGTAATGTTGGTTTACAGTTTGATTATAGACAAATTGCAGCAAATGTTCTTTTTGAATGGATGGGAGTAGAGAAATCAGTGATTGATAGCGAGATCTTTTACGGGGACTTCATTGACGGACCGAATCCGGCGGGAGGTAATTATGAGCCAATGGATCTCATAAAAGAGGTAATCCTAGGAGAAAAAGATTACGTAAAAGCCAAGTATAGGATCGATTCAGTCTATCCTAACCCAGCTTCAAATTATACTCAAGCAAAAATTTTAGTAAATAATTATCAGGATGTTAATGTTCAACTCATTAATGTTCGAGGAGATATCGTTTCTCAAATAAACAGAAGAGTGGCTCCAGGTGAGCATACCTTCTCTTTCGTCCTTGACTCATTGAGTCCAGGTTTCTATTTTATCAAAGCAAAATCTGAAATGTTAGATGATACAAAAAGACTCATCATCCGTAAGTAG
- a CDS encoding DUF1800 family protein codes for MPLTQLTGTLGIKRAAHLLRRACLGGSKTEIDTFATLTPTEAVQRLFNNELPDPGIPVPNPAAEEENLEQDFLTWHLGQILGNNSNLEEAQKLSYIFRERLVFFFHTHFTTKRSVVRDWKALYYQQALFRLFAFDQEDLTVPPEDPDADPGDPRSMETMAPRNFKQLTKKLCVDNAMLRFLDGRLNVKDRVNENFARELLELYSIGRGLEGNIPPPEFDGDYFVFTEQDVQEGAKVVSGFELFIDFNSLEEAVLDRETGLPRGRVKGINTTIQNEFGEDEIVRLASQHEEGIKTFSARLNNGTVTPNEELQLGGNPTEQSILDEISQFVDLIYEQEQTPIAICREIYRFFVYHEVTPALQESIIQDLADIFIANEFKIQPVLEALFTSTHFYEAEAGAVDNNFGCIIKSPIDLVLGFMRNFEIAFPNYETELELYYAFAENILDEIGNQGMNYYEPFEVAGYSAYHQFPIFNRSWITPNYLANRYGSIRERISDGNVMEMGQVDIVQFVRDNFADVAPNANELMLTVIQYFLPVSDDLSFEDDSSEITVARLNYFKRVFLDNIDEDPEAQWTIRWTTGQDPTTVATQLTNLFNSILQSPEYQLM; via the coding sequence ATGCCTCTTACCCAATTAACCGGAACCCTTGGTATAAAAAGAGCTGCTCATTTATTAAGACGGGCTTGCTTAGGAGGATCTAAAACCGAAATAGATACTTTCGCAACACTTACCCCTACTGAAGCAGTCCAACGGCTTTTCAACAATGAATTGCCGGACCCAGGAATTCCCGTACCAAACCCGGCGGCAGAAGAAGAAAACCTTGAACAAGATTTTCTTACGTGGCACCTTGGACAAATACTCGGCAATAACAGTAACTTGGAAGAAGCTCAAAAGCTCTCTTACATATTCAGAGAACGATTAGTATTTTTCTTTCATACCCATTTTACTACCAAGCGATCAGTTGTAAGAGACTGGAAGGCCCTTTACTACCAACAAGCTTTGTTCAGACTATTCGCATTTGATCAAGAAGACTTAACAGTTCCTCCTGAAGATCCAGATGCTGATCCTGGAGATCCCAGATCAATGGAAACGATGGCTCCAAGAAATTTTAAACAGCTTACTAAAAAACTGTGCGTTGATAATGCAATGCTCCGCTTCCTAGACGGTAGACTCAACGTAAAAGATCGTGTAAATGAGAACTTTGCAAGAGAACTTTTGGAGTTGTACTCCATTGGGCGTGGACTCGAAGGAAACATACCTCCACCTGAATTTGACGGAGACTACTTCGTTTTCACAGAGCAGGATGTACAAGAAGGAGCCAAAGTAGTCTCTGGATTTGAATTATTCATAGACTTTAATTCTTTGGAAGAGGCAGTACTGGATCGAGAGACAGGCCTTCCCAGAGGAAGAGTTAAGGGAATCAACACTACCATTCAAAATGAGTTTGGAGAAGACGAAATCGTAAGATTAGCCAGTCAGCACGAAGAGGGGATTAAAACATTCAGCGCAAGACTCAACAATGGCACTGTAACACCAAACGAAGAACTTCAATTAGGTGGAAACCCCACGGAACAAAGTATTTTGGACGAAATCAGCCAATTTGTTGATTTGATTTATGAGCAGGAGCAAACGCCCATTGCGATTTGTCGAGAAATCTATCGCTTCTTCGTTTATCACGAAGTAACTCCAGCACTACAGGAAAGTATTATTCAGGATTTAGCAGACATATTTATTGCAAATGAGTTTAAAATACAGCCCGTCCTTGAAGCGCTCTTTACGAGCACACATTTTTACGAAGCAGAAGCAGGTGCCGTAGATAACAACTTTGGCTGTATTATAAAATCTCCAATTGATTTGGTTCTAGGATTTATGCGGAATTTCGAAATAGCCTTTCCGAATTACGAGACGGAGCTAGAGTTATACTATGCCTTTGCTGAAAATATTTTAGATGAAATCGGTAATCAAGGTATGAATTACTACGAGCCTTTTGAGGTAGCTGGCTATTCCGCATACCACCAATTTCCGATTTTTAACAGAAGCTGGATTACGCCGAATTATCTAGCGAACCGATATGGTTCCATTCGAGAACGGATTTCGGATGGGAATGTCATGGAAATGGGACAAGTAGATATTGTGCAGTTTGTAAGGGACAATTTTGCAGATGTTGCTCCAAATGCCAACGAGCTTATGCTTACTGTGATACAATACTTTTTACCTGTATCCGATGATTTGAGTTTTGAAGATGATTCGAGCGAAATTACAGTTGCCAGACTTAATTACTTTAAACGAGTCTTTTTGGATAATATTGATGAAGATCCTGAAGCACAATGGACAATAAGATGGACCACTGGGCAAGATCCAACTACTGTAGCTACTCAGTTGACTAACCTATTCAATTCAATCCTGCAATCTCCTGAATATCAATTAATGTAA